From one Bacteroides fragilis NCTC 9343 genomic stretch:
- a CDS encoding K(+)-transporting ATPase subunit C, translating into MKTLLKSIKITLVFCVFFSVFYILVLWLFAQVAGPNRGNAEVVTLNGKVVGAANVGQTFTEEKYFWGRPSCAGDGYDATSSAGSNKGPTNPEYLAEVEARIDTFLIHHPYLARKDVPAEMVTASASGLDPDITPQSAYVQVKRVAQARGMNVEEVRRVVDKAVEKPLLGIFGTEKVNVLKLNIALEELKNR; encoded by the coding sequence ATGAAAACATTATTAAAATCTATCAAGATAACTCTCGTCTTTTGTGTATTCTTCTCTGTATTTTATATCCTCGTGCTGTGGCTGTTTGCACAGGTAGCCGGTCCTAACCGGGGAAATGCAGAAGTAGTTACCTTAAACGGAAAAGTGGTAGGGGCTGCCAATGTAGGACAGACTTTTACGGAAGAAAAATATTTTTGGGGACGCCCCTCATGTGCCGGTGATGGCTATGATGCAACCAGTTCGGCAGGTAGCAATAAAGGGCCGACCAATCCTGAATATCTGGCAGAGGTGGAGGCACGCATCGATACTTTCCTTATTCATCATCCGTATCTGGCACGCAAGGATGTACCTGCCGAGATGGTGACAGCCAGTGCCTCGGGACTGGATCCGGACATCACTCCACAGAGTGCTTATGTACAAGTGAAAAGAGTGGCGCAGGCACGTGGCATGAATGTGGAAGAGGTGAGAAGAGTCGTAGATAAAGCTGTAGAGAAGCCGTTGCTGGGGATATTCGGAACCGAGAAAGTAAATGTATTAAAGTTGAATATAGCTCTGGAAGAGTTAAAAAACAGATAG
- a CDS encoding sensor protein KdpD — translation MDREESVQHFLDLIKKSRRGKFKVYIGMIAGVGKSYRMLQEAHDLIDNGVDVRIGYIETHGRAGTEALLKGLPVIRRRKLFYKGKELEEMDLEAIIRIHPEIVIVDELAHTNVEGSLNEKRWQDVMTLLDEGINVISAVNIQHIESVNEEVQDIAGIEVKERIPDSVLQEADEVVNIDLTAEELITRLKAGKIYKPEKIQTALNNFFKTENILQLRELALKEVALRVEKKVENEVVMGIGLGVRHEKFMACISSQEKTPRRIIRKVARLATRYNTSFVALYVQVPKESMERIDLASQRHLLNHFKLVTELGGEVVQVQSKDILGSIVQVCKEKQISTVCMGSPGLRLPGALCSVLKYRRFLNNLAQANIDLIILA, via the coding sequence ATGGATAGAGAAGAAAGTGTACAGCATTTCCTCGACTTGATAAAAAAATCCCGTCGTGGCAAGTTTAAGGTTTATATCGGTATGATTGCCGGTGTAGGCAAATCGTACCGGATGCTCCAGGAAGCACATGATCTGATTGATAACGGGGTGGATGTCCGGATCGGATATATTGAGACACATGGTCGTGCCGGGACGGAAGCCCTGTTGAAAGGTTTACCTGTTATCCGGCGCAGGAAACTGTTTTATAAGGGGAAAGAGCTCGAGGAGATGGATCTGGAAGCGATTATCCGTATTCATCCCGAAATTGTAATTGTAGACGAACTGGCACATACCAATGTGGAAGGAAGCTTGAATGAGAAACGTTGGCAAGATGTGATGACACTGCTTGATGAAGGGATTAACGTGATTTCGGCAGTCAACATTCAGCACATCGAGAGTGTGAATGAAGAGGTGCAAGATATCGCAGGTATTGAAGTGAAGGAGCGTATTCCCGATAGCGTTCTTCAAGAGGCTGATGAGGTCGTAAATATTGATCTTACGGCCGAAGAACTGATAACCAGACTTAAAGCTGGAAAGATATATAAGCCGGAAAAAATACAGACTGCACTCAATAATTTCTTTAAGACCGAGAATATCCTGCAACTCCGTGAACTTGCACTGAAGGAGGTTGCCTTGCGAGTGGAAAAGAAAGTAGAGAATGAGGTTGTGATGGGTATTGGTTTGGGAGTTCGTCATGAAAAGTTTATGGCGTGCATCAGTAGCCAAGAGAAGACGCCCCGCCGTATTATAAGGAAAGTAGCCCGTTTGGCTACCCGATATAATACCTCGTTTGTCGCTCTTTACGTACAAGTTCCCAAAGAAAGCATGGAACGTATCGATTTGGCCAGCCAGAGACATCTGCTGAATCATTTTAAGTTGGTGACTGAGTTGGGTGGGGAAGTCGTCCAGGTACAGTCGAAAGATATATTAGGCAGTATTGTGCAGGTTTGTAAGGAGAAACAGATATCCACTGTTTGCATGGGTTCCCCAGGCCTTCGCCTGCCGGGAGCATTGTGTAGCGTGCTGAAATATCGCAGATTTTTAAATAATCTGGCACAAGCGAACATAGATTTGATTATACTTGCATAA
- a CDS encoding sensor histidine kinase, protein MNIKTKLLFGIGILAGMIILLVTLSVVNLQILTATEPDSPVAMPALERALLWISVTGGICILTGLVLLIWLPRSINRPVKELTCGILEIANHNYEKRLDMRGYEEFREVSDSFNRMAEKLTEYRDSTLADILSAKKFLEAVVNSIHEPIIGLNTEREILFINNEALNVLNMKRENVIRKSAEELSLKNDLLRRLIRELVTPGEKNEPLKIYADNKESYFQASYIPIENAAAEEGEARNLGDVILLKNITEFKELDSAKTTFISTISHELKTPISAIMMSLQLLEDKRVGSLNGEQEQLSKNIRDNSQRLLDITGELLNMTQVEAGKLQMMPKITKPIELIEYAIKANQVQADKFNIQIEVDYPQEKIPKLFVDSEKIAWVLTNLLSNAIRYSKENGRVVIGVRHKKEYIELYVQDFGKGIDPRYHQSIFDRYFRVPGTKVQGSGLGLSISKDFVEAHGGTLTVQSEPGKGSCFVIRLKA, encoded by the coding sequence ATGAATATAAAAACCAAACTACTTTTCGGCATTGGAATATTGGCCGGAATGATTATTTTACTGGTAACACTTTCAGTAGTAAACCTTCAGATTCTAACGGCCACGGAACCTGATAGTCCGGTTGCCATGCCTGCTTTGGAGCGTGCGCTCTTATGGATCTCCGTAACAGGTGGCATTTGTATCCTCACGGGTTTGGTCCTGCTTATCTGGCTACCCCGTTCTATTAATAGGCCGGTAAAAGAACTGACTTGTGGTATCTTGGAAATAGCCAATCATAATTATGAAAAGAGATTGGATATGAGAGGATACGAAGAGTTCAGGGAAGTTTCGGATAGTTTTAACCGCATGGCTGAGAAACTGACAGAGTATCGTGACAGTACATTGGCTGATATTCTTTCTGCAAAAAAATTCCTTGAAGCCGTTGTTAACAGTATTCATGAGCCGATTATCGGCTTAAATACCGAACGGGAAATTCTTTTTATCAATAATGAAGCATTGAATGTACTCAATATGAAGCGTGAGAATGTAATCCGGAAGTCCGCCGAAGAACTTTCTCTGAAGAATGATTTGCTTCGCAGGCTGATACGTGAGTTGGTGACTCCCGGTGAGAAGAATGAACCTTTAAAAATTTATGCGGACAATAAAGAAAGCTATTTCCAAGCCTCGTATATTCCGATTGAGAATGCGGCGGCAGAAGAAGGAGAGGCTCGAAACCTGGGAGACGTTATCTTGCTGAAAAATATTACAGAGTTCAAAGAACTCGATTCTGCAAAAACCACTTTTATCTCTACCATCTCCCACGAACTGAAGACTCCTATTTCTGCCATAATGATGAGTCTTCAATTGCTGGAGGACAAAAGAGTGGGCTCTTTGAATGGCGAACAAGAACAATTATCGAAGAATATAAGGGACAATAGCCAGCGCTTACTCGATATTACCGGAGAGTTACTGAACATGACGCAGGTGGAAGCCGGCAAGCTTCAAATGATGCCTAAAATTACGAAACCTATCGAACTGATTGAGTACGCCATCAAGGCCAATCAGGTACAGGCTGATAAGTTTAATATACAAATAGAAGTTGACTATCCTCAAGAGAAGATACCGAAACTATTTGTAGATAGTGAAAAAATAGCTTGGGTACTTACTAACCTTTTAAGCAATGCGATTCGCTATTCGAAAGAGAATGGCCGAGTAGTGATTGGCGTAAGGCATAAAAAAGAGTATATCGAGCTCTATGTGCAAGACTTTGGCAAAGGAATCGATCCAAGATATCACCAAAGCATTTTTGATCGTTATTTCCGTGTACCGGGAACTAAAGTTCAGGGTAGCGGTTTGGGATTGTCCATTTCGAAAGACTTTGTAGAAGCACATGGAGGGACATTGACCGTACAGAGCGAACCGGGTAAGGGGAGTTGCTTTGTGATAAGGTTGAAGGCATGA
- a CDS encoding RNA polymerase sigma-70 factor codes for MHSEIAEEKLLVSQFSQGSHIAFKALFMRYYPKVRSFIMGLVKSESEAEDLTQEVFLKLWTHREKFCEVEVFGTYLYVLTKNTTFNYLRSRQNRQDSQGTEWVEESTDTTPYEELVAKDLQLLIDMVVENMPPQRQMIFRLNREAGLTNAEIAEKLQISKKTVENHLNLALKELKNALLFFIFLYLC; via the coding sequence ATGCATTCTGAAATCGCAGAAGAAAAATTACTGGTCTCCCAATTCTCCCAAGGAAGCCATATAGCGTTTAAGGCATTGTTTATGCGTTATTATCCGAAGGTGCGCTCTTTTATAATGGGATTGGTTAAATCGGAGAGTGAAGCCGAAGATTTGACACAAGAAGTTTTTCTCAAACTGTGGACGCACCGTGAGAAATTTTGTGAAGTAGAAGTGTTCGGAACCTATCTGTATGTCTTGACTAAAAATACAACTTTCAATTATTTGCGTTCCCGGCAGAATCGTCAGGATAGTCAGGGGACAGAATGGGTAGAAGAGTCTACAGACACGACTCCTTATGAAGAGTTGGTTGCTAAAGACTTGCAGCTATTGATTGATATGGTGGTGGAGAATATGCCTCCTCAACGGCAAATGATTTTTCGGTTGAATCGGGAGGCCGGACTGACCAATGCAGAAATAGCGGAGAAGTTGCAGATTAGTAAAAAAACTGTTGAGAACCATCTTAACTTAGCGTTGAAAGAACTGAAAAATGCTTTGTTATTCTTTATATTTCTCTATTTATGTTAA
- a CDS encoding FecR family protein — protein sequence MSYLKNIITYFFHHPASDGVVERVHQRLADTNSGQEKEEVLSGIWEQIGFPQADEHQTLRAFEKLEQQIGGDSLKSESSFSRFRIPRWSWIAASIIVPLLLLFGSAYLYKETLTIKNELSNVTFIQYYVSNGKREQVTLPDRSKVWLNSGSLLIYPSAFIGNEREVYLAGEGYFSVTKDKECPFIVKTNSVSVSVLGTEFNINAYPNIDKVVTTLEEGSIRMSLNRFDSSYLLEPDDQIVYIPSTGHIERKRVKASDYSDWRGGGLYFSNSPFKEVIQTIERTYSVQVHLQTSIYQSNNLTIHFYPNESIENIMMLIKEMIPGLEYQIEGKDIYID from the coding sequence ATGAGTTATTTAAAAAATATAATTACTTACTTTTTTCATCATCCGGCATCGGACGGGGTGGTGGAAAGAGTACATCAACGACTGGCCGATACAAACAGCGGACAAGAGAAAGAAGAGGTCTTGTCCGGTATTTGGGAACAGATCGGTTTTCCACAGGCGGATGAACATCAAACGCTGAGAGCTTTTGAAAAGCTGGAACAACAGATTGGAGGAGATTCTTTAAAATCGGAATCTTCTTTTTCGCGTTTTCGTATTCCCCGATGGAGTTGGATTGCTGCTTCTATCATCGTCCCCTTATTACTATTGTTCGGTTCCGCTTACTTATATAAAGAAACTCTTACCATTAAGAACGAACTTAGCAATGTGACTTTCATTCAATATTATGTTAGTAATGGAAAACGGGAGCAAGTCACTTTACCCGATCGATCGAAAGTTTGGCTTAATTCCGGTTCTTTGCTGATCTATCCGTCTGCGTTTATAGGAAACGAACGTGAGGTCTATCTGGCTGGTGAAGGCTATTTCTCGGTGACAAAAGATAAAGAATGCCCATTTATTGTAAAAACGAACTCTGTTTCTGTAAGTGTACTTGGTACGGAATTCAATATAAACGCTTATCCGAATATAGATAAGGTAGTGACTACTTTGGAAGAAGGATCTATCCGTATGTCGCTGAATCGTTTCGATTCATCCTATTTGTTAGAGCCGGATGATCAGATTGTTTATATTCCGTCCACCGGACATATAGAGAGAAAACGCGTGAAGGCTTCTGATTATTCTGATTGGAGAGGTGGAGGTTTGTATTTCAGTAATAGTCCATTCAAAGAAGTGATACAGACTATAGAACGTACCTATTCGGTTCAGGTACATTTGCAGACTTCTATTTATCAATCCAATAATCTGACTATTCATTTCTATCCTAATGAGTCCATCGAGAATATTATGATGTTGATTAAAGAAATGATCCCTGGACTTGAATACCAGATAGAGGGGAAAGATATTTATATAGATTAA
- a CDS encoding TonB-dependent receptor: MNKNRSIRVAAFCLGLMLAGSLQVHAQKVTFRDGTVSLKQAFEKIEASSKYKIAYNDSHLNVSRKVSLNQKETEVLEILATILKDTGYTYKKNGNYIVIVPVEQKPASKVKKVKGVVKDASGEAIIGANVLVKGTATGVITDMNGSFELEVPGNAVLQITYIGYVQQDVAVKNRDQLAVLLKEDTKTLDEVVVVGYGTMKKKDLTGAVASVKMDDTPLSTISTVSHALAGKAAGLQVNTISAQPGGGTTFRIRGAASTGAGNDPLIIVDGFPVSNAGNVSVGYNSDNGTTDNILASINPNDIESIEVLKDASSTAIYGARAGSGVIIITTKRGKEGKPKVTYSGSATVQTMATKYEMLDAQDFMIQSNRWFKEKWMYDNKVGIYGGKNESEAGSAYHPKYSDADIANPVNDTDWYDRITRTGFQTQHNISINGGTEYTKYLISGNFFNQKGIVKNNGMSRYTGRVNLDQKLSKYAKVGINLTVSRNTLDNVPLGAGQNEYASILVSAAQFSPLLSVKDENGDYSLNQQAAYIPNPVSLLEISDQTTKERFLATPFVEIKPINELTLKASFGIDRNYQRREVYMPKTTLYGEKADGRADIGQYDRSDYLLELTANYAKRLGDHNLNALVGYSFQRFTSKYLNAGNQGFLTDAFLFNNLGAGTYEKPWVGSSASKSEMASFFGRVNYTYKDRYLVTATLRADGASNFAKNNRWGYFPSVALGWRFTEENFARSLNLDKVLSNGKLRLSYGQTGNSNIGDKSVTYYGTGYNKVFGNKEYTGVYVSQIGNPDLKWETTTEWNVGLDLGFLNNRFNVTAEYFHKVVSDLLSSRSVLSYNEVGSIAANIGKTQSQGFELTINTKNFDTKDFSWNTDFTFSFYRDKWKERDENWSPNPYDMYNAPLRGYYMYLSDGLIQPGEEVSWMPGALPGQVKLKDIDGYAYNEDGTYKTDKHGIPLRTGKPDGKIDYADAVFKGCSDPGYLLGLNNTFRYKNFDLNVYFYGQLDLLKSGSYKDYWIVGSGTMTGVNNLYRGYNMPTSAKEVWSHDNTSGKMPGYFQYMSNYGYGDYFLEKSWFIRCRNITLGYTLPVKSAKKLVSNVRIYADVNNLFTITPYDGLDVETDDSYWAYPNVRSFSIGLDITF, encoded by the coding sequence ATGAACAAAAATCGATCAATCCGAGTGGCAGCTTTTTGCCTTGGTTTGATGTTGGCGGGTTCTCTGCAAGTACATGCCCAAAAAGTAACATTTCGGGATGGAACAGTGTCGTTGAAACAAGCGTTTGAAAAGATCGAAGCATCTTCGAAGTATAAAATCGCTTATAATGATTCACACCTGAATGTTTCTCGTAAAGTTTCGTTGAATCAAAAAGAAACCGAAGTACTGGAGATATTGGCAACTATCCTGAAAGATACGGGTTATACGTACAAAAAGAACGGTAACTACATTGTGATTGTTCCCGTGGAACAAAAGCCGGCTTCAAAAGTCAAAAAGGTAAAAGGAGTTGTGAAAGATGCCAGCGGTGAAGCGATTATCGGAGCAAACGTATTGGTAAAGGGTACGGCAACAGGCGTGATCACCGATATGAACGGAAGTTTTGAGTTGGAAGTGCCGGGTAACGCAGTATTGCAGATCACCTATATTGGATATGTACAGCAGGATGTTGCTGTAAAAAACCGGGACCAATTGGCTGTGTTACTGAAAGAAGATACTAAAACCTTGGATGAGGTTGTTGTCGTAGGTTATGGTACAATGAAGAAAAAGGACCTGACCGGTGCAGTAGCATCAGTGAAGATGGACGATACTCCCCTAAGTACGATATCTACAGTGAGCCATGCGTTAGCCGGAAAAGCAGCAGGTTTACAGGTAAATACAATCAGTGCCCAGCCTGGTGGCGGCACAACGTTTCGGATTCGTGGAGCTGCTTCGACCGGAGCAGGCAATGATCCGTTGATTATTGTGGATGGATTTCCTGTAAGTAATGCAGGTAATGTGAGTGTCGGTTATAACAGTGATAATGGTACGACTGACAATATATTGGCCTCGATCAACCCCAATGATATCGAATCAATTGAAGTATTGAAGGATGCCAGTTCTACTGCTATTTACGGTGCACGTGCGGGCAGTGGTGTTATTATCATTACAACCAAACGGGGAAAAGAGGGTAAACCGAAAGTTACCTATTCAGGATCTGCCACTGTGCAGACTATGGCTACTAAATATGAAATGCTGGATGCACAGGATTTTATGATTCAGTCTAACCGCTGGTTTAAAGAAAAGTGGATGTATGATAATAAAGTCGGCATTTATGGTGGTAAAAATGAATCGGAGGCCGGCAGTGCATATCATCCCAAATATTCGGATGCGGATATTGCGAATCCGGTAAATGATACAGATTGGTATGATCGTATTACTCGTACGGGTTTTCAGACACAGCATAATATCTCAATCAATGGAGGTACGGAGTATACCAAATATCTGATTTCTGGTAACTTCTTTAATCAAAAGGGCATTGTAAAGAATAATGGCATGTCGCGTTATACTGGCCGTGTAAATCTGGATCAGAAGCTCAGTAAATATGCAAAAGTAGGTATCAACCTGACAGTGAGTCGTAATACATTGGACAATGTTCCGTTGGGAGCAGGGCAAAATGAATATGCCAGTATTTTAGTGTCTGCTGCTCAGTTTAGTCCACTATTGTCTGTGAAAGATGAAAATGGTGATTACAGTCTGAACCAACAGGCTGCTTATATTCCAAATCCTGTTTCGCTACTTGAGATCAGTGATCAGACGACTAAAGAACGTTTCCTGGCCACTCCGTTTGTTGAAATCAAACCAATCAATGAGCTCACATTGAAAGCCAGTTTTGGTATCGATCGTAACTATCAGCGTCGTGAGGTATACATGCCTAAAACAACTCTTTACGGAGAAAAGGCTGATGGCCGTGCAGACATCGGGCAATATGACAGGTCTGATTATTTGTTAGAACTGACTGCCAATTATGCAAAACGTTTGGGTGATCATAATCTGAATGCTTTGGTTGGATACTCTTTTCAAAGATTCACCAGTAAGTATCTCAATGCGGGTAACCAAGGATTTCTGACAGATGCCTTTCTGTTTAATAATCTGGGTGCAGGTACTTATGAAAAACCATGGGTTGGTTCTTCCGCTTCTAAAAGTGAAATGGCCTCTTTCTTCGGTCGTGTAAATTATACCTATAAAGATCGTTACTTGGTGACCGCCACTCTTCGTGCTGATGGTGCCTCTAACTTTGCAAAAAATAACCGTTGGGGATATTTCCCTTCTGTGGCTCTGGGCTGGAGATTTACGGAGGAAAACTTTGCCCGGTCTTTGAATTTGGATAAAGTGCTCTCTAACGGTAAGTTAAGATTAAGTTACGGACAAACAGGTAACTCGAATATCGGAGATAAATCAGTCACTTATTATGGTACAGGATATAATAAAGTTTTCGGTAATAAAGAATATACAGGAGTCTATGTCAGTCAGATCGGTAATCCGGATTTAAAATGGGAGACGACAACCGAGTGGAATGTAGGATTGGATCTGGGGTTCTTAAACAATCGTTTTAATGTAACTGCAGAATACTTTCATAAGGTAGTTTCTGATTTGCTTAGTTCCCGTAGTGTACTTTCGTATAATGAAGTAGGTTCGATTGCTGCCAATATCGGTAAAACGCAGAGTCAGGGATTTGAGTTGACAATCAATACAAAGAATTTTGATACAAAAGATTTTAGTTGGAATACCGATTTTACTTTCTCGTTCTATCGTGATAAGTGGAAAGAACGTGATGAGAATTGGAGCCCGAATCCATACGATATGTATAATGCTCCGTTGAGAGGATACTATATGTATTTGTCTGACGGGCTGATTCAGCCGGGGGAGGAAGTATCCTGGATGCCGGGGGCTCTACCGGGACAGGTGAAATTAAAAGATATTGATGGATACGCATACAATGAAGACGGAACTTATAAGACCGACAAACATGGCATTCCATTGAGGACTGGAAAGCCCGATGGAAAGATAGATTATGCGGACGCTGTCTTTAAAGGTTGTAGTGATCCGGGTTATTTACTGGGATTGAATAATACTTTCCGTTATAAGAATTTCGACTTGAATGTTTATTTCTATGGTCAGTTGGATTTATTAAAGAGTGGTTCTTATAAAGATTATTGGATTGTCGGTTCAGGAACAATGACCGGGGTGAATAACTTATATCGCGGTTATAACATGCCTACTTCGGCCAAAGAAGTGTGGTCGCATGATAATACATCGGGTAAGATGCCGGGTTATTTTCAGTATATGAGTAATTATGGATATGGAGACTATTTCTTGGAAAAGAGCTGGTTTATTCGCTGTCGCAATATTACGCTGGGATATACATTGCCTGTTAAGTCGGCAAAGAAACTGGTTTCCAATGTACGTATCTACGCCGATGTGAACAACTTGTTTACTATTACTCCGTATGATGGTTTGGATGTGGAAACAGATGATTCTTATTGGGCATATCCCAATGTACGTAGTTTTAGTATTGGTCTGGATATTACTTTCTAA
- a CDS encoding RagB/SusD family nutrient uptake outer membrane protein, protein MKKIIYIFSLFITVIGLLGSCINLESESYDSINTTIFPTNADDADALVIAAAYGPFRADGYSGLFQCAKGGLASNTDMSTDLLDCKWGDSWWPAVLQLNFTATSDIPTSFYGTWANHIGKMTLTLDRISGIDMKEEEKTRLIAETRCGRGWLAYILYDLYGPIQIPSLEVLQNPTQKVIVPRSSKEETVKLIEDDLKAAAEVLPAKYSKSDENFGRFTKGLAYTVLMKLYMHEKEWGKAVECGREVMKCGYSLVTNYKDIFTLDNEGNDEMIFSCIETRGVNEQMWHAHVLPSNYPTTNPNIQKWNGYRMPWQFYHSFDPKDKRLEVICSEYVGTDGVTYNETNPGEYLDKGALPIKYGEDPTQTSENSEVDVVVYRYADVLTLMAEALARSNNAVTQEAVDRLNDVHTRAGLAAYQLSDFTSLDDFLGAVLKERGHELWGEGCRRSDLIRYGLYIDYAIKYKGSTTAKEYMNLMPLPQSVITESSGQVIQNEGY, encoded by the coding sequence ATGAAAAAGATAATTTATATATTTTCCCTGTTTATCACAGTAATTGGTTTATTAGGCTCTTGCATTAACCTGGAATCCGAATCATATGACTCAATTAATACAACTATATTTCCTACTAATGCAGATGATGCTGATGCATTGGTTATTGCAGCAGCTTACGGTCCGTTCCGTGCAGATGGGTATAGCGGATTATTTCAATGTGCTAAAGGTGGTTTGGCCTCTAATACAGATATGTCTACCGACCTATTGGATTGTAAATGGGGAGATTCGTGGTGGCCGGCTGTATTACAGTTGAATTTCACTGCTACCTCTGATATTCCTACTTCTTTTTACGGAACATGGGCGAATCATATCGGAAAGATGACATTGACATTAGACCGTATCTCTGGTATTGATATGAAAGAAGAGGAAAAAACACGTTTAATTGCCGAAACACGTTGTGGGCGTGGATGGTTGGCATATATTCTTTACGACTTGTATGGCCCTATTCAGATTCCTTCATTAGAAGTTTTACAGAATCCTACCCAAAAGGTTATTGTACCCCGTTCTTCAAAAGAGGAAACAGTGAAGTTGATTGAAGATGACTTGAAAGCGGCAGCTGAGGTACTTCCTGCTAAATATAGTAAATCTGATGAGAATTTTGGACGGTTCACCAAAGGACTGGCATATACGGTGTTGATGAAACTTTATATGCATGAAAAAGAATGGGGCAAGGCTGTGGAATGTGGCAGAGAAGTCATGAAATGTGGATATTCGTTGGTTACTAATTATAAGGACATTTTTACTTTAGACAATGAGGGTAATGATGAAATGATCTTTTCATGCATTGAAACCAGAGGAGTAAACGAACAGATGTGGCATGCGCATGTGTTGCCAAGCAACTATCCTACAACTAATCCGAACATACAAAAATGGAATGGTTATCGTATGCCATGGCAGTTTTACCACAGTTTCGATCCTAAAGACAAGCGCCTGGAAGTTATCTGTAGTGAATATGTAGGAACAGATGGAGTGACATACAATGAAACTAATCCCGGTGAGTATTTGGATAAAGGGGCTTTACCCATCAAATATGGAGAAGATCCGACACAAACCAGTGAAAATAGTGAAGTCGATGTGGTTGTTTACCGTTATGCCGATGTATTGACTCTGATGGCTGAGGCATTGGCACGTAGTAATAATGCGGTTACTCAGGAAGCTGTGGACCGTCTGAATGATGTACATACACGTGCAGGACTGGCTGCTTATCAGTTGAGTGATTTTACCTCACTGGACGATTTTCTTGGAGCTGTTCTTAAAGAACGTGGGCATGAATTATGGGGTGAGGGTTGTCGTCGCAGTGATCTGATCCGCTATGGATTGTATATCGACTATGCTATCAAATACAAAGGATCGACTACCGCAAAAGAGTATATGAACCTGATGCCTTTGCCACAGAGTGTCATAACGGAAAGCAGTGGTCAGGTCATTCAGAATGAAGGATACTAA